A region of the Candidatus Dormiibacterota bacterium genome:
CGAGAAGATCGTGGAGGGCAAGCTTAACAAGTGGTTCGAGGAGCGCGTGCTGCTCGATCAGCCGTTCGTGAAGGACGATTCGCTCAGCGTGGGCGATATGATCAACGCGGCCATCGGCTCGCTTGGCGAGAACATCCGGGTGCGCCGTTTTACGCGCTTCGCTCTTGGAGAAAATTAAGCTCGCTTGGAACCCAACGGTCGTAGCCCCCGGTTCGCCCGCGTCCTCCTAAAGATCTCCGGCGAAGCGTTCGCGGGGAATGATGCCGGTGTTGACGTTCACACCACGCGCGGAATGGCCGAGCAGATCGCCGAGGTCAGTCGCGCGGGCGTGAGCGTTTCGGTCGTCGTCGGCGGGGGCAATATCTGGCGCGGTAAGATCCACGAAGAAGCGGGCATGGATCGTGCGACCGCCGATTACATGGGAATGCTCGCAACGGTCATCAACGCGCTGGCACTGCAGGACGCGCTCGAGCGCATGGGCGTGCCTTCGCGCGTGCAGACGGCGATCGCGATGCATCAGATCGCCGAGCCGTACATCCGTCGCAAAGCAATGCGCCATTTGGAAAAAGGGCGCGTCGTGATCTTCGCAGCCGGCACCGGGAACCCGTACTTCACCACCGATACGACGGCGGCGTTGCGAGCGGTGGAGATGAATGCCGAAGCGATCCTCAAAGCCACGAAGGTCGACGGCATCTATTCGGCCGATCCAAAGAAAGATCCGACCGCGACGCGCTTCGATCGGCTCGATTACATGGACGTGCTGCAGCGCGGCCTCGAAGTGATGGATTCCACCGCGATGGCGCTCTGCATGGATAACAATCTACCGATCATCGTCTTCGACATGGCCGCGCCCGGAAATATTCGACGCGTCATCTGGGGCGAACGGATCGGCACCTATGTCGGTAGAGAGACCCCCTCGCTCGTATAACCCTCGCTCGGGAGAACGTTGACCATGTCGGAGTATTTCAAAGATGTCGAGTCGCGCATGACCAAATGCGTCGACGCCACCCAGGCGGATTTCGCCGCGATCCGTACCGGGCGTGCGACGCCCGCACTGCTCGATCGCTTGCACGTCGAAGCCTACGGGCAAGCCGTTCCGCTCAATCAGGTTGCCGGCGTCTCCACTCCCGATTCGCGCACCCTCGTGATCAGCGCTTGGGATAAAAGCACGGTAGCCGAGATCCGCAAGGCCATCGAGAAAAGCGATCTTGGGCTCACCCCGAACATCGACGGCACGACGATTCGTCTGATCATTCCGCCGCTCAACGAAGAGCGTCGCAAAGATCTCGTCAAGGTGATGAAAAAGAAGGCCGAAGACGGCAAAATCGCCGTGCGCAACGTGCGGCACAAAGCGCACGACGAGCTGAAAGCACAGCTCAAGAACGGCGAGATCACCGAAGACGATAATAAGCGCATGCAGGATCAACTGCAGAAGCTCACGGATCGATTCATCAAGGATATCGATTCATTGGTCACCTCCAAAGAAAAAGAAATCATGGAAGTCTAAGGACGACCGTGTTACCCGAAAGCAACGATCTCGTTCTCATGCCGGAAGTGCAGGTGCGTCGTCTCCTGCGCGGCCGGCGTTTGCATCTGCGCGTGCTCGCTCCGGTTGGATCGTGGGTGGGATGCGGCGTGTTGCGCGTTCTGCACTTGCGGCCGCGTGAAGACGATGCGGTCGACGTCATCGCCGGATACGAATCGTACGAATCGCTCGAACCCGCACGCGGGCGCGCGAGCGCGTGAGCGTCTCGCACAACGCGGCGCCTTCCCCGCCGCAACTCGATCCGCAAACGATCCCGCAGCATATCGCCATCATCATGGACGGCAATCGTCGTTGGGCCAAAGCTCGCGGGCTCCCGGCGATCGAAGGCCATCGCCGCGGCATCATCGCGCTGCGCGCGGTAACGCGAGCCGCCAGCGATATCGGCGTTCGAGCCGTGACGGTCTACGGGTTCTCAACGGAGAATTGGACGCGCGAAGTCAGCGAGATTTCGCTGCTCTTCGATCTGTGCGTCCACTTCGCAAAACACGAGCTTGCCGAACTCAATCGCAATAACGTGCGGGTGCGGATTATCGGCGATTGGGAGGCGTTGCCTCCACGCTCGCGCGAAGCGTTGCGCGGCTTGCAGGCGCAGACGGCTTCCAACGACGGGCTCATCCTCAACATTGCGGTGAACTATAGTTCGCGGGCGGAGTTGCGGCGCGCCGTGCGTGCCATTGCGGCCGACGTCGCCGCCGGGACGCTCCAACCCGACGCGATCGACGACGCACGTATCGCCGCCGCGCTCTATACGGCGGACGTGCCGGATCCCGACCTCTTGATTCGCCCCGGTGGCGAGCAGCGGCTCTCGAACTTTCTGCTCTACCAGTTGGCGTACACAGAATTGGTCATGACGCAGACGCTATGGCCCGATTTCACGGGCGACGAACTCGTTCGCGCGGTTGCGCAATTTCAAGCGCGCCAACGGCGGTTTGGCGGCGCGTGACCCGGCGCATCGTCGTTGGCGCGATCGTTGCGGCGATAGGCCTGGGATGCGTGAGCTACGCGTGGTGTTTCTACCTGCTGTTGCTCGTCATCGGTCTGGCAAGCATCTACGAACTCAATTATCTCTGTGAAATCAAGGGCCAGCCGCTGGAGTATCCGGTTGCCGTGTTCGGCGTGTCGGCGTACCTTTTGCTCTCCGTGACCGACCTTCTGCGAAAGTGGGAGGGCGCGCTCCTTGCCGGTATCGTGATCGCGACGTTCTGGATCGGCATGTACGGCGAGCAGAAAGGCTACTTCGCCCGCACGGCCTACACGCTGCTCGCGGTGCTGTACATCGGTAAATTGCTCACCTACTTCGTGCTGATTCGCGAGGTTCCGGTGGTCGGTATGTGGTGGACGTTCGACGTGATCGTCCTGATCGCATTAACCGATATTTTCGGCATGTTTATCGGCACGCTGATCGGGCGCCATCAGCTCACCAAGATTTCGCCGAAGAAGACGGTCGAAGGATCGGCCGGTGCGATCGTGGTCGTGACGCTGGTCTCGATTGCCGCGACGCAGTTACCGCAATTGCAGCTTTTGTGGTGGCAGGGCGCGATCCTCGGCATTCTCACCTCGGTCGCCGCGCAGGCCGGCGACTTGGCGGAGTCGGCCCTCAAGCGCGACGCCGGCGTGAAGGATGCGGGGTCGATGATTGCCGGGCACGGCGGCGTGCTCGACCGATTCGATTCGTATCTCTTCGGCGGCATGGCCTTTTTCGGCACGCTGCATCTTATGGGTATCTTGCAACTATGAGCGGGCGTCGCAAGGTCGCGATTCTAGGCAGCACGGGTTCCATCGGCACGCAGGCCCTGGACGTTCTCGAACGGCATCGCGATCGGTTCGAAGTCGTGGGCTTGGCCGCAGGGCGCAACGAGCGCCTGCTACGCGAACAAGTCGAACGATTCGCCCCCCGCATCGCTACCGTGGCTTCGGACGGCGCGGATGCGCTGCGACGCGTAGCGGTGGAGAGCGAGCCCGATATCGTTCTGGCCGCAACCGATGGCGCCGTCGCGTTCGATGCGGTCTTCGCCGCGGTCGCGCGCGGAACCGATATAGCCGTTGCCAACAAAGAGCTGATCGTCGCGGCGGGCGAACTCTTGATGGATGCCGCAGCTCGCAGCGGCGCCCGGATCCTGCCCGTCGATAGCGAGCATAGCGCGATCTTCCAATGCCTTGTGGGAGAAGATCCCGCCCGGGTCGCCGGGATCATCTTAACCGCTTCCGGAGGGCCATTCTGGCGGACCCCGGCCGGCGAGATGGCCGACGCAACCCTCGACCGGGCGCTCGCCCACCCGACCTGGCAGATGGGTACCAAAAACACGATCGACTCGGCGACGATGATGAACAAGGGCTTGGAAGCGATCGAGGCCAGCCGCTTGTTTTCCGTACCGGGCGAGCGCGTTCACGTGGTCGTCCACCCGCAGTCGATCGCCCACGGCTTCGTGCTGTTCGCCGACGGCAGCGTGAAGGGCCAACTCTGCGCCCCGGATATGCGCCTGCCGATCGGTTATGCGCTCGCCTTCCCGGACCGGATCGTCGGGGCGCAGCCCGCCCGTTTCGACGTGCTCGAGGCACTCGGGGCCAAACCCCAGGAGCCCGCGTTACGTTACGAATTCGAACGCCCGGATCTGGAGCGGTTCCCCTGTTTGCGGCTGGCCTACCAAGCGCTCGAGGCCGGGGGCACGCTTCCGGCCGTGCTCTCAGCCGCAAACGAAATCGCGGTGGAAGCGTTCGTAGAAGGTATAATGCGATTTGGGCGGATCCATGCGGTGATCGAAGCTACGATGCAGGCTGTGCCACAGCACGAAGCATCGATCGACGCAATTCGTCTTGCAGATCGTCAAGCGCGCGAGGTGGCGCGCGGTTTCGTCGCATCGCTCGCCGAACCCATCGTACGTCCGTAAGGAAGAGAGTCTAACGCCCGTGTTGTTTGCCCTCATCACGCTCGCATCGCTCGGAAAAATCATCACGTTCCTCTTCATGCTCTCGGTGCTCGTCGTGCTGCACGAGTACGGGCACTTTCTGGTTGCGCGGCGCAACGGCGTCCGCGTCAACGAGTTTGCCGTCGGAATGGGGCCGAAGCTGTTCGGTTGGACGAGCAAACGGAGTGGGACGCTCTACTCGATTCGGGCGCTGCCGATCGGCGGCTACTGCGCCATGGAGGGCGAGGACGGCAAAACCAGCGAGGCCGAGCAGCAGCGCGAGTTTCGCGATCGCCTCGACGCGCCGAGCACCGCGGTAGCCGCCCCGAGCGCCGTCAACTTTCAGGGCAAGACGCCTTGGCAGCGGCTGGCGATCGTGTTGGCCGGCCCGGTCGCGAATTTCATCCTGTGCTACGTGATTCTGGTGGTCGGCGCGTTCTCGTTCGGCGTGATGGGCAATACGCCGACCGCTGTGGTCGGCGAAGTCAAGGCCGGCTACCCGGCAAGCGCCATCGGGCTACACGTCGGGGATAAGATCGTCGCGATCGGCGGGACGCAGATTCGCGACGGTAACCAGGTGGTCTCGATCATGCACGCTTCCAAAGGCAAGCGCCTCGATCTCGTCTACGACCGTTCCGGCGAACGCCGCGAAACGTTCGTTACGCCCGTTCCCTGCTTGCCCGGGTCGAAGCTCGGATGTATCGGCATTATTCCGGCCTCGCAGTTTACGCATGTGGCGCCGTTGGCCGCGCTGACGATCAGCGGCCAAGAATTCCTGGGCATCGCGGATCAAACGTTCAGCAGCCTGGGGCTGCTCGTGACGCATTTCACGCAGTACGCCAGCCAAGTCTCGGGCCCGATCGGCATGGGTCAAGCGGCCGGCGTCGTGCAAGATTTCGGCTGGGGCCCTTACCTGATGCTCGCGGCGACGATTTCTTTCGCGCTCGGGCTCTTCAACTTGCTGCCTATTCCGGCGCTGGACGGCGGGCGCGCGGCATTCATCATCGCGGAATTGCTGCGCGGCAAGCCGGTCGACCCCGATAAAGAGGCGATGGTGCATATCGGCGGCTTCGCGGTGCTGATCGCGCTCATGCTGCTCGTAGCCGCGCACGACATCGCGCGCATCGTGGCCGGAAAGGGAGTCTTCTAGGTGATTCACCTGCGGCGCAAAAGCAATCCGATCTTCCTGCAAAATAAAACCGGCAAGAGCGATGCGAAGAGCGTGTGGATCGGCGGCGACCATCCGGTTGCGGTGCAGTCGATGACCACGACGGATACGGCCGATGCCGAGGCAACGCTCGAACAGATCTACGGCCTGGCGATGGAAGGCTGCG
Encoded here:
- the pyrH gene encoding UMP kinase, with amino-acid sequence MEPNGRSPRFARVLLKISGEAFAGNDAGVDVHTTRGMAEQIAEVSRAGVSVSVVVGGGNIWRGKIHEEAGMDRATADYMGMLATVINALALQDALERMGVPSRVQTAIAMHQIAEPYIRRKAMRHLEKGRVVIFAAGTGNPYFTTDTTAALRAVEMNAEAILKATKVDGIYSADPKKDPTATRFDRLDYMDVLQRGLEVMDSTAMALCMDNNLPIIVFDMAAPGNIRRVIWGERIGTYVGRETPSLV
- the frr gene encoding ribosome recycling factor → MSEYFKDVESRMTKCVDATQADFAAIRTGRATPALLDRLHVEAYGQAVPLNQVAGVSTPDSRTLVISAWDKSTVAEIRKAIEKSDLGLTPNIDGTTIRLIIPPLNEERRKDLVKVMKKKAEDGKIAVRNVRHKAHDELKAQLKNGEITEDDNKRMQDQLQKLTDRFIKDIDSLVTSKEKEIMEV
- a CDS encoding isoprenyl transferase, giving the protein MSVSHNAAPSPPQLDPQTIPQHIAIIMDGNRRWAKARGLPAIEGHRRGIIALRAVTRAASDIGVRAVTVYGFSTENWTREVSEISLLFDLCVHFAKHELAELNRNNVRVRIIGDWEALPPRSREALRGLQAQTASNDGLILNIAVNYSSRAELRRAVRAIAADVAAGTLQPDAIDDARIAAALYTADVPDPDLLIRPGGEQRLSNFLLYQLAYTELVMTQTLWPDFTGDELVRAVAQFQARQRRFGGA
- a CDS encoding phosphatidate cytidylyltransferase; this translates as MTRRIVVGAIVAAIGLGCVSYAWCFYLLLLVIGLASIYELNYLCEIKGQPLEYPVAVFGVSAYLLLSVTDLLRKWEGALLAGIVIATFWIGMYGEQKGYFARTAYTLLAVLYIGKLLTYFVLIREVPVVGMWWTFDVIVLIALTDIFGMFIGTLIGRHQLTKISPKKTVEGSAGAIVVVTLVSIAATQLPQLQLLWWQGAILGILTSVAAQAGDLAESALKRDAGVKDAGSMIAGHGGVLDRFDSYLFGGMAFFGTLHLMGILQL
- a CDS encoding 1-deoxy-D-xylulose-5-phosphate reductoisomerase, whose translation is MSGRRKVAILGSTGSIGTQALDVLERHRDRFEVVGLAAGRNERLLREQVERFAPRIATVASDGADALRRVAVESEPDIVLAATDGAVAFDAVFAAVARGTDIAVANKELIVAAGELLMDAAARSGARILPVDSEHSAIFQCLVGEDPARVAGIILTASGGPFWRTPAGEMADATLDRALAHPTWQMGTKNTIDSATMMNKGLEAIEASRLFSVPGERVHVVVHPQSIAHGFVLFADGSVKGQLCAPDMRLPIGYALAFPDRIVGAQPARFDVLEALGAKPQEPALRYEFERPDLERFPCLRLAYQALEAGGTLPAVLSAANEIAVEAFVEGIMRFGRIHAVIEATMQAVPQHEASIDAIRLADRQAREVARGFVASLAEPIVRP
- a CDS encoding M50 family metallopeptidase; translation: MLFALITLASLGKIITFLFMLSVLVVLHEYGHFLVARRNGVRVNEFAVGMGPKLFGWTSKRSGTLYSIRALPIGGYCAMEGEDGKTSEAEQQREFRDRLDAPSTAVAAPSAVNFQGKTPWQRLAIVLAGPVANFILCYVILVVGAFSFGVMGNTPTAVVGEVKAGYPASAIGLHVGDKIVAIGGTQIRDGNQVVSIMHASKGKRLDLVYDRSGERRETFVTPVPCLPGSKLGCIGIIPASQFTHVAPLAALTISGQEFLGIADQTFSSLGLLVTHFTQYASQVSGPIGMGQAAGVVQDFGWGPYLMLAATISFALGLFNLLPIPALDGGRAAFIIAELLRGKPVDPDKEAMVHIGGFAVLIALMLLVAAHDIARIVAGKGVF